TTGTGATTTTTCTCCAATACAAGTCATGTGCAACTTTGGGTTGCTTCCCCAAATGACTGCAGCACAAATAAGCTCAATGCCCTTTCTGTGCCTAGTCAGTCTTCCTAGCTAGATGAGAAGTTTCTAGGAGACAAGGCCCATATCCATCTAATCTTCACCATAGCCCTGCAcaggactcagattcagagaaTTAAAGTTAGGTGAGACCTTAGAAACTGCTTAAGATTCAATCTCCTTATTTCACAAAGACTACATACATTACTTTATCCATATTGAGATTTTCAACACTCAAATGCTCCCAAGAGACGCACTCCTACCAGACTACCTAGGGACTAGGATGACATTGTGTCCACGTGCCTCCCTGACCCAAATGCCAAAACCTCCTCACCCTGTCCAGGTCGGGGTGAACAAGAGCTACATAGTCATTACAGGTGGTAACGTTGCCGAGTGCTGAGAGTCGTTCCTCTACCCGTCGGATCTGCACTGAGTCAGGGAGACTGTTTCGGATGTGCTGTAGCTCCTGGTCTGTAGTATTGTTGGGCACAAGAAGGCCATGCCGGTTTCCTGGTGAGATCCAGAAGGAAACAGACACTAAGAGCTTGGGGGAGGTAGGGGGTGGTGGAGCACAGAAGCAGCACCTACTGATttttctgtttgtccttcataaAGGGACACATTATCTCCTGACCTGGCTCTGGCTCCATAGGCCCCCATGCCCTGTTTTTCCCTCTTCAATGTTGTAGATGAATGTACCATCTTAACACCCAGCACAGGGATCTGAACATAGTAAGTAATTAGTTTTTAATTAATTCAACCAATGAATATGGGTTCTCATACCCACCTGGGTACCAAATGTCTTGGCAAGAAATCAAAATTGGCACTGTCTGGACAGTTAATGATAAACTTGTTTCATTCCAAGATCCAAATCTGTTATCTCAGACTCCTACCCATTTCAGGCTCAAGGGAAAATAGTGTGTAAGGTTAGGAGGTAATACACTCAACCTGACTGCTGCACCAATTGCAAATACAACTTTGAAAGGAAATCTATGACTCTGAAAGACTGCATGGGTTGGGAGCAAGCTTCACACCAGGGAAGCTTTACTCAATGCAATGAAAATCAAAAGGGCCTGGGATGACGTCACCAGGGCGTGGGGATCTTCTGAGTCATAAGGACCTTTGTACCATCCCGGCAGTCCCCCGGcatccccctttcccctcagCCCAGGCCTTCGACTTTGAGCCAGACATACCCACACACATGCGACCAATGATCCTGCAGCCAGCGATGGAAGCGTGTACCACTGGAATGGTCTCGGAAAGCTCGCCCTCAAACACACTGTGAACACACAGTCATGCCACAGGTCACTGAGTGACACCCCAGAAAGGACCATGGTGACTCTTCTCTGGTGCTGCTGggcttcttcctcccccctccctcccaggtcAGCCACACCCCTCCGGAGGCTTCGGAGCTCAAACAGATCCTGTTTACAGAAACGCAAGCCTCCTCCCAGGCACTCCCTCTCCCAAAGCCTTTGGAAATCCTTGACACCCGCCTGTGAGGGAGGCTGAACGAAGACAACCACCTCCATAGTAAAGACGGGGACTCTGCGGCCCAGGGCGGGGACTGGATTCACTTAGAGTCCTAGGATCCAAAGAGAGGCAGGCCTCCGCCCTCCCCGGCCCCCTCGGGCCGCACCTGTAGAAGTTCTCCGAGCCGCCGATGGCTACCAGGCAATAGGTGTTGGTGAGCTTGGCGAAGCAGCCGATCTCGCAGTTGTTCTCGAAGGAGGCTCGGACCGCCATGAGGCCTAGGgaaggcggggaggggggggggtgtcaGGGCGCCACGCTCTCCCAGAAGCCGCGGCTCCCTCGGGATCCCCCCGACCCGACCCCGAGGCCGTACCCAACACTCGCCTTCCCCCGAGGCTGTCTGAGCTCGGCCCCTCCGGCCTCGGCCCGGCAGCACCAATCGATCCCCGGCTCCCTCCTCGTCCTCCCCTGACTCTAACCCCTCGTGTCCCGCCGCCGAGCCCGGCTCACCGGGCAAAGGCTGTCGCACGAGGCGCTCTCGTAATTCGCTTCCGTTTCCGCTCCTGAACTAAAAGACTTCCGGGACGAAGGCCCCTATGAGGCTGCTCCGGTCGGTACTCCGGGACCACTACTAGATGATTCCCAAACTTCGGCAGGCCGGGACGCGTGAGGAGGGAGACCTCCGGAACTCAGCGACAGCTCCCTACTCCAATCCGCTCGGGACACTTCTGCCGAAGCCCCGCCCCTTCCGGATTTTTTGCgttccccccccccttccccgccCCTTTCTCAGCCATCACGCCCCACGCCTCCATCCCTCCCAGCTCCGCCCACTGCCTCCCTGGCTCCTCGCCCCCGCCTCACCTCAGCCGACCCTCCCTGGGTTCATCTTTCAAATGAACACCTTGCAACCTTCTTCCCAGCTCGGCCGGGAAGGAGCCGAGTCCCCAGCCCCAGATTCCCACAAATCACGGCAGTCGGATGTTGGTCAGGGCCACTTAGGTTTATTTGTGTTAGTTTCCCACCCTTACTGAACATTGATGTGGCCCAGGGAAAGGGCTgtcttatgtgaccctggggggaggggatttGCACGGATTCGTGTGCCAGTTGGGTCGGACTGACTTGTTGCTGCATCCCTCTTCTGGACAGCTCCTTGGCTAGTTCCCCCAAACAGGGGGAACTCCTCTagtcctcctctccctttcctggtccctccctcccttctaataGCAGCCCCAGGAGTCAGGCAGGACAGTCTGGCAATTTACTTTCCTAACTTCATCCTGTACAACAGGCTAGGACCACGCTGATAGAGAGCTCACTACCTTAGTAGTGACAATCCTATCCAcaacccttccctcccctcctgcccACCAAGGGAACATAATTAATGAGCACAAAGTAAAGGATGAATAAATACTGGTTGGCCTTGTGTGTGTTGGGGTCACAGATCAGAGTCACTATGGTGGGAAGTCAGTGAGGTATGGGGGTCAGTGAGATTGAATATTAGTGGATAAATACAGTCCATTGTGGAGTAAAGATGGGGCGCGGGGAGCAGGGTTAGTAGGGTCGGAAATGAGGTTGTAGTTAGTGGGGTTGGGATCAGTAGGTTGGGATTTTAGATGAAGAGGTTAAGGGTCAGAGACATTAGAGGTCAGTGGGGTTGAGGGAGGCCTTGGCCTCTGGTAACACTTGCCTCTGGTTCTAACCCTTGGTTGAGTCTGTGACAGGTCAGACCATCAATAAACTGGGACCAGCCACAGGTGTTTTCTGTAGAGCCTGGGCCTGAGGGGCAGGCAAAGGGGTCTTAGGTCTCAAAGCGGCTTCGTATTAGTCTGAACTTGGACTTGTTATATTTAGTGATGAGATCCAGCTTGCTGTGACCCAAAGTCAAACGTTTCTCATCCCCAGGAGTATGATTCCGGGTACCAGCAGGGATGCAGGATGGTTGAGGACCAGGAACACTGGAGACACTGGGCTCCTGTGGGTTAGGGACAATAGGTACACCAGAAACAACAGATTCCCGTGGGTTAGGAACACTTGGGATGCCAGGGACACCTGGGTCTGGGTTCCTTTTTATCCCCTGTAGCCTGTGATATTTGGTGATGAGGTCTAACTTGCTGTGGCCCAGGGTAAGCCGTTTCTCATCTTCAGAGGCTACCTTGGCCCTGCCCATGGAATCTGGGGTAGAGGTCCTAACTGGCCCTGTCCCCTCTATCCGGAATGGACTATATTTAGCCACAAGGTCCAGCTGACCCAAAGTTGACCGCCTCTGATCCACAGACTGCTCCCTGACCTTGGCATGATCCCCAGAGCCTGGGTTCCCAGAACCAGGTGTCTGAGAACCCCTGGGGAGGAGGTCTAGTCGTCCATAGTTGTGGCTGGGAGGGGATGGCTTCCTCTCCTGTAATGGCTTCTGACTTGTTTCTGGGGCTAGTGTAGGCATTCCACAGAGGCCCCTGGATAGGCTGGGCTCCTGGCTATGGGCGAGCCCATTCTCTGGAAGTCGAGGAAGGGGCACAAGGTGGAGCTGGCGAGAAAACAGAGGGTTCCCTAACCCTGGTCCTGTTACTGGTCCTACCCCCAGCCCAAGCCCCAGCCCTAGTCCTTCCTGATTGAGGGCTGGTGATGACTGAGCCCAAGGAGCTGTTCCCAGTGTGCCTAGGCTGGGTCGATAGGCTGTGTTTGGGTTGTGGTTGGGGTCTGACAATCGCCGGTGCAGAGGAAAGGGGCCACTGGCTTGACGTCGACCAAGACCAGGGGAACCAGAAGCCATAAGACCATTGAAGCCAATGGCACCGCCACCTCCAGGCAGCCCACAGTAAGAAGAGCTTGTGAGGGGGGAACATTTGACACTGCCAAGGCTAGGGCCAGTTGGTGAGGTAGATGGTGAACTAGGGAGGCCGGACTCAAAAGCCAGGACAGGTAGCGGTGGGCGGGGAGCCCGAGGAGCCAAGACATCTTCCTCCCCTCCAGAGAAGCCCTCCACAGCCTGAGACTCAGCAAACATGCAGCGGAACTCTCGGTCGAAGTCCTCAACAATGCGTCCCCGAAGCTGCAGCACGAGGCTGGTGTGGACCTGGCTGCAGAGCCATGTGAAGCTAGGAGGGGGCAGAGAAAGCTGGGTTAGCAATCCAAAGGTGAGCTGGTGAGAGGGGCCCCACTAGGGTCAGGAGGACAGCACCGGGAGGAGGCAGAGCCCTGTGAGCAGGTCCCAGAGCCTTTTACtacagtcccagctctgccatggaCTCCATGTAATCTTAGCCACATCCTCTCCCTGCCTaggttttcccctctgtaaaatagagattagACCACCAACGTTCTTGAAACCTTTTGCAGCTCCATCTTTGATAACTATGCAGAAGAGATCATCTTATAGGCAAAAAGTGGGACCCCAGCTCCCATCTTCCACTATCCAAGTCACTCCTCATTCCTCATTCTTTCGATCATACCTGTAGCTCCCAGCCACCACCTGCTCACAGTCAATGATGACAAATTTTTCCAGCGCCTGGCCTGTGAAGCGTCGTCCTGCCTTGCTGCAGTAGGTATCCCCACAAATGCTCCGCACACGCATGTTCTAGAACTCAGGAGGAGAGGCAGCGTCAGGAGGCACTTTTCTGGCCTCAAAGACTTTTCCTGCTAACCCTAGACCCTGACCCATCCAAGGCCCActcaatttaattaatttcatttcaacAAAAGTTTGTAGAACGCTAACAATGTGGAAGGAAGGCATggtcttaaggagcttatattttacaaGGAGATTAAAATGAATGCAATAGGTGTAATACACAATAGAGAATGAAGAGGGTCAAGGAGAGATCAGAGAACTCCGTGTATATCTGAGGTGGGCTAGAGCACTAAGggggtcagagaaggcttcaaaGAGAAGGTGGCTCTTGATGTGAGCTGAAAGGTGGAGGTGGAGTGCACATTTAGATAGCTGGGGCAAATGTTCAGAGGGGACTTGAATAACCTTGGAACTGCTGTCCCCTGATCTTCATCTCTAGATCAACTAAACCCTGCTTCTACTGAAGAGTGGGGTCCTCCATTCCTACTTATCCTTGACCTGCCCCTGGCCCTGCTGATCCAACATCCCACTGATCCCAGTCTGCTATCTCTGGCCCTACTGACTCTACCCCAGTCCACTGACCGGCAGGTGGCCCCCTGTGAGATCCATCTTGTAGCACATCTCCAGGAAATGGTGCAAGTTGTCCTGAGCCAGTAGCAGG
This region of Trichosurus vulpecula isolate mTriVul1 chromosome 3, mTriVul1.pri, whole genome shotgun sequence genomic DNA includes:
- the FAM83C gene encoding protein FAM83C encodes the protein MFGGPGALRGRVEELKQPWWREALPLVLKHSEAARLAADALLEHGEAAYLRVIAEERELPFLSALDLNYMTQHARGGPEIGESGNKDGKAGPQTSGTTDRLSLISQATSGTYFPAATDAEPPALDLGWPEVPQATGFSPTQAVVHFQRDKAKNIKDLLRFLFSQARTVVAVVMDVFTDMELLCDLMEASGRRAVPVYLLLAQDNLHHFLEMCYKMDLTGGHLPNMRVRSICGDTYCSKAGRRFTGQALEKFVIIDCEQVVAGSYSFTWLCSQVHTSLVLQLRGRIVEDFDREFRCMFAESQAVEGFSGGEEDVLAPRAPRPPLPVLAFESGLPSSPSTSPTGPSLGSVKCSPLTSSSYCGLPGGGGAIGFNGLMASGSPGLGRRQASGPFPLHRRLSDPNHNPNTAYRPSLGTLGTAPWAQSSPALNQEGLGLGLGLGVGPVTGPGLGNPLFSRQLHLVPLPRLPENGLAHSQEPSLSRGLCGMPTLAPETSQKPLQERKPSPPSHNYGRLDLLPRGSQTPGSGNPGSGDHAKVREQSVDQRRSTLGQLDLVAKYSPFRIEGTGPVRTSTPDSMGRAKVASEDEKRLTLGHSKLDLITKYHRLQGIKRNPDPGVPGIPSVPNPRESVVSGVPIVPNPQEPSVSSVPGPQPSCIPAGTRNHTPGDEKRLTLGHSKLDLITKYNKSKFRLIRSRFET
- the EIF6 gene encoding eukaryotic translation initiation factor 6, with product MAVRASFENNCEIGCFAKLTNTYCLVAIGGSENFYSVFEGELSETIPVVHASIAGCRIIGRMCVGNRHGLLVPNNTTDQELQHIRNSLPDSVQIRRVEERLSALGNVTTCNDYVALVHPDLDRETEEILADVLKVEVFRQTVADQVLVGSYCVFSNQGGLVHPKTSIEDQDELSSLLQVPLVAGTVNRGSEVIAAGMVVNDWCAFCGLDTTSTELSVVESVFKLNEARPSTIATKMRDSLIDSLT